Proteins from a genomic interval of Nostoc sp. TCL240-02:
- a CDS encoding cytochrome-c peroxidase: MAAIIAGNTVSAQVTPSPLPSLKSISVPEPDNLGDFVKDKVAAIKLGKTLFWDMQVGSDGVTACASCHFHAGADNRSKNQIAPGLLRINPDGTENPDAVFNVGGLPNYQLKPEDFPFHSNDVSSSQGIFNSKFVDVTPGNAQDQVTNEPDPVFNVGGVNVRRVEPRNTPTVINSAFNFRNFWDGRAQNIFNGVNPFGLRDPNAAIAKAENPNKLEFVKVSLKNASLASQAVGPPLSSFESSADGRTFQEIGDKFGRIDKRSLSAGKGKKLPRKLAKKLLPLRPLGKQVVHPQDSVLGADSRSPKPGLKDKTYGQLIQDAFKPEWWKSNRLIQVDAEGRRTFVKKPDRSLETNEYTLMEYNFSLFFGLAVQLYESTLIANDTPFDRFLEGNTNALTSEQQLGKQLFEGKAFCIACHVGSELTAASASNVAKEGRIKRAPFPPNSPEDTGFFNIGVRPTTDDPSLGGNDAFGNPLSEARLAQLGKFQLLLGENPPTFNPPLNSTEPVFADGTFKAPGLRNVELTAPYFHNGGNATLEQVIDFYNRGGDLGLLPPLGLSPEEKQQLVAFLKGLTDERVRYEKAPFDHPQLFVPNGHPSGSSTSVINDGTGKATDSLLEIPAVGKNGGSGTPNFLS; this comes from the coding sequence ATGGCAGCAATAATAGCTGGAAATACTGTCTCGGCACAGGTTACGCCATCGCCTCTACCTTCGCTCAAAAGCATATCGGTTCCGGAGCCGGACAATCTTGGAGACTTCGTAAAAGACAAAGTAGCTGCCATAAAGTTAGGAAAAACTCTTTTTTGGGATATGCAGGTTGGGAGCGACGGCGTAACTGCCTGTGCTAGTTGTCACTTCCATGCTGGGGCCGACAATAGATCCAAAAATCAGATTGCTCCTGGACTTTTACGGATTAACCCTGATGGTACGGAGAATCCAGATGCAGTTTTTAATGTTGGTGGTCTACCAAACTACCAACTCAAACCAGAAGATTTTCCTTTCCACAGTAACGATGTGAGTTCTTCTCAGGGGATTTTCAATAGTAAGTTTGTTGATGTCACACCTGGTAATGCACAAGACCAAGTAACAAACGAGCCAGATCCAGTGTTTAACGTGGGAGGCGTTAATGTGCGCCGCGTCGAGCCGCGTAATACTCCAACCGTGATTAATTCAGCATTCAACTTCCGCAACTTTTGGGACGGAAGGGCACAAAATATCTTTAATGGGGTGAATCCCTTTGGTTTAAGAGATCCTAATGCTGCGATCGCCAAAGCAGAAAACCCAAATAAACTAGAATTTGTCAAAGTCAGTCTGAAGAATGCATCTTTGGCATCCCAAGCGGTTGGCCCGCCGCTCAGTTCCTTTGAGTCGTCTGCTGATGGTCGAACTTTTCAAGAGATTGGTGATAAGTTCGGGCGAATTGACAAAAGATCCCTCAGCGCTGGTAAAGGTAAAAAGCTTCCTCGAAAACTTGCGAAAAAGTTATTACCTCTAAGACCCCTAGGTAAGCAGGTAGTACATCCACAAGACAGCGTGTTAGGTGCAGATAGTAGATCGCCCAAACCTGGACTCAAAGATAAAACTTATGGGCAGCTAATTCAAGATGCTTTCAAGCCGGAGTGGTGGAAGTCTAATCGACTCATCCAAGTTGATGCTGAAGGTAGAAGGACTTTTGTCAAAAAGCCTGATCGCTCCTTGGAGACTAATGAGTACACATTAATGGAGTACAACTTCTCGCTATTCTTTGGGCTGGCAGTTCAGTTGTACGAGTCTACGCTCATTGCCAATGATACGCCCTTCGATCGCTTCTTAGAAGGAAACACTAATGCCCTAACTTCTGAGCAGCAACTAGGTAAACAATTGTTTGAGGGCAAAGCTTTCTGTATTGCTTGTCACGTTGGATCGGAATTGACAGCTGCTTCAGCAAGCAATGTGGCTAAAGAAGGACGAATCAAACGTGCGCCCTTCCCTCCAAACTCCCCTGAAGACACTGGCTTTTTCAATATCGGTGTCAGACCTACTACAGACGACCCTAGTTTGGGTGGTAATGACGCTTTCGGTAATCCGCTTTCAGAAGCACGATTGGCTCAGTTAGGGAAATTTCAGCTTCTCCTTGGCGAAAACCCTCCTACCTTCAATCCACCGTTGAATTCTACTGAACCTGTGTTCGCAGACGGAACTTTCAAAGCACCTGGACTTCGCAATGTGGAACTCACTGCTCCTTACTTCCACAATGGAGGTAACGCAACCTTAGAGCAAGTGATTGATTTTTACAATCGGGGTGGTGACTTAGGGCTTCTTCCCCCACTGGGTCTTTCACCGGAAGAAAAACAGCAATTGGTCGCCTTTTTAAAAGGTCTGACTGATGAGCGAGTTCGGTATGAGAAAGCGCCTTTTGACCACCCGCAACTGTTCGTCCCTAATGGACATCCATCAGGTAGCTCTACATCCGTTATCAATGACGGTACTGGCAAAGCTACAGATAGTCTATTAGAAATTCCTGCTGTTGGTAAGAATGGTGGTAGTGGTACACCAAATTTCTTGAGCTAA
- a CDS encoding DMT family transporter: MSLHQSSGRWRLGLVLSLLTVLLWGILPIALAVILQVLDVYTVVWFRFLVSFLLLAVYLGIRGKLPKLEQLRSASWKLLAIATLFLGINYFFFTQGLSLTSPANAEVLIQLSTLLLGFGGLVIFKERYRLYQWIGVSVMICGYVLFFREQLTNLITAHGTYLLGSVFIALGSTSWAIYALAQKQLLQSLSSASIMLIIYGGCALLFTPLAKVKSLLILDPFHLGMLLFCAFNTLIAYGAFSESLEHWEASRVSAVIALAPIVTLISVAVVSVIAPDWIPSEHFSLVAILGAGLVVIGSVAIALGKAD, from the coding sequence ATGTCACTACATCAAAGTTCTGGTCGCTGGCGCTTAGGGCTGGTATTATCGCTATTAACGGTTTTATTGTGGGGAATTTTACCTATTGCTCTGGCAGTAATTCTGCAAGTACTTGATGTCTATACCGTCGTTTGGTTTCGATTTTTAGTATCATTTTTACTACTTGCTGTGTATTTAGGAATACGCGGCAAGTTACCAAAGTTAGAACAACTGCGTTCTGCTTCTTGGAAATTATTAGCGATCGCTACACTATTCTTAGGGATTAATTACTTCTTTTTTACCCAGGGTTTATCACTAACATCACCTGCTAACGCTGAAGTTCTGATTCAATTATCTACCCTTTTATTAGGTTTTGGAGGGTTAGTGATTTTTAAAGAACGTTATCGGCTGTATCAATGGATTGGTGTCAGTGTCATGATTTGCGGTTATGTTTTATTCTTTCGTGAACAACTAACGAATCTAATTACAGCACATGGAACATATCTACTAGGTAGTGTTTTTATAGCGCTAGGCTCAACGTCATGGGCTATTTATGCTTTAGCACAAAAGCAGTTGTTACAATCTTTATCTTCCGCCAGCATCATGCTGATTATTTATGGAGGGTGTGCTTTATTATTCACTCCTCTAGCCAAAGTAAAATCACTTTTGATACTCGATCCTTTCCATTTAGGAATGTTGCTTTTTTGTGCTTTTAATACTTTAATTGCTTACGGTGCTTTTTCCGAATCATTAGAACATTGGGAAGCATCACGAGTAAGTGCCGTAATAGCTTTAGCTCCCATTGTGACATTAATATCAGTTGCAGTTGTATCAGTTATTGCACCTGATTGGATACCATCAGAACACTTCAGTTTGGTAGCAATATTGGGAGCAGGTTTAGTAGTTATAGGTTCAGTAGCGATCGCATTAGGGAAAGCTGATTAG
- a CDS encoding alpha/beta hydrolase — MNSLFGNWASSLRKNSLLLVLSTLLPMFGISNSVLAAERIYASYSALELSISVNTLENYAKTGVINEDLAAYQQYLPLQQLPELRRILLNRVKVSPVVLSQLLYTPQGEFLLHRLAQVIINKSSQPEPGFSALRSALISASAESGGLTLLNVLRKYPSSSIRLDVAETLEIATELEKLVNQTHSAIAAVSQESKIEAATTPQPNLSQLPDLKVPGKFKSQKYTLKFFDSKRNRLLLTDVYIPNVQNTTPVIVISHGLGLDSSNFRYLATHLSSYGFAVVVPNHPGSDAKQLRSLLKGHAIEVAEPGEFQDRPLDVTYILNQLEKGNQSDSRFKGRLNLQQVGVFGQSLGGYTALALAGAKINFEQLKQDCQPAALQKTWNMSLLLQCRALELSISKSGKDYNLRDERVKAAIAVNPITSSIFGKAGLSQIKTPVMIVSSSDDTVAPALSEQILPFSWFANSQKYLVMLVGGTHFSTIGNGNPANQQVALPTDMIGDASQARRYMNVLSLPFFQTYIAGKPQYTPYLNAAYTQSISSKSLGLSLVKSLNTTELAQFLDIQGAKTVKKKFPTP; from the coding sequence ATGAATAGTTTGTTTGGTAATTGGGCCAGCAGCCTCAGAAAAAATTCCCTATTGCTGGTTCTTTCAACACTGCTGCCAATGTTTGGAATTAGTAATTCTGTCTTGGCAGCAGAGCGGATTTATGCATCTTATTCAGCTTTAGAACTTTCTATTTCAGTCAACACTTTAGAAAACTATGCCAAAACAGGTGTAATTAACGAAGATTTGGCAGCGTATCAGCAATATCTTCCTCTACAACAGCTTCCAGAATTGCGACGGATTTTACTTAATCGTGTGAAAGTTAGTCCGGTAGTACTTTCGCAACTTCTCTACACACCGCAAGGAGAATTTTTGCTGCATCGGTTGGCGCAAGTCATTATAAACAAATCTTCTCAACCAGAACCAGGATTTAGTGCTTTGCGTTCGGCGCTAATTTCAGCCTCTGCTGAATCGGGAGGCTTGACACTTTTGAATGTTTTGCGTAAGTATCCCAGCAGCAGCATTCGTCTTGATGTTGCAGAGACTTTAGAAATAGCTACGGAATTAGAGAAACTTGTTAACCAAACCCATAGTGCGATCGCAGCAGTTTCCCAAGAGTCTAAAATAGAAGCTGCTACCACTCCACAACCAAATCTCTCACAATTGCCTGATTTGAAGGTTCCGGGCAAGTTTAAGTCGCAAAAATACACCCTAAAGTTTTTTGACTCAAAGCGCAATCGGCTTTTATTGACTGATGTTTACATTCCTAATGTTCAAAATACTACACCCGTAATTGTGATTTCTCACGGCTTGGGTTTAGATAGCAGCAACTTTCGATATTTAGCTACGCACCTATCTTCTTATGGATTTGCCGTTGTCGTTCCCAATCATCCTGGTAGCGATGCTAAACAATTACGTTCTCTGCTAAAGGGACACGCCATTGAAGTAGCAGAACCAGGTGAATTTCAAGACCGACCTTTGGATGTCACATATATATTGAATCAATTGGAAAAAGGTAATCAATCTGATTCAAGGTTTAAAGGTCGCTTAAATCTGCAACAAGTCGGAGTATTTGGTCAATCTTTGGGAGGCTACACAGCCTTAGCCCTAGCAGGCGCAAAAATCAACTTTGAGCAGCTAAAACAAGACTGTCAACCAGCAGCACTGCAAAAAACCTGGAACATGTCTTTACTGCTCCAGTGTCGCGCTTTAGAATTGAGCATCAGCAAGTCTGGCAAGGATTATAACCTGCGGGATGAAAGAGTGAAAGCTGCGATCGCAGTTAATCCCATTACTAGTTCTATTTTCGGCAAAGCTGGCTTAAGTCAAATCAAAACTCCAGTAATGATTGTCAGCAGTAGTGATGATACTGTTGCACCAGCTTTATCTGAGCAAATTTTACCTTTCTCCTGGTTTGCGAATTCACAAAAATATCTCGTCATGCTTGTAGGTGGTACTCACTTTTCCACCATTGGTAATGGCAATCCTGCAAATCAACAAGTAGCATTACCTACTGATATGATTGGCGATGCTTCTCAAGCGCGCCGTTACATGAATGTTTTAAGTTTACCTTTCTTCCAAACCTATATTGCAGGGAAGCCGCAATACACGCCCTACCTGAACGCCGCCTACACTCAAAGTATTTCTAGTAAGTCTCTTGGTTTAAGTCTTGTCAAGTCATTAAATACAACCGAATTAGCTCAATTTCTAGATATACAAGGAGCCAAAACCGTAAAAAAAAAGTTCCCAACACCATAG
- a CDS encoding ATP-binding protein, which produces MSQPKNTTTQATALTNHDRKPIHIPGSIQPHGVLLALSTQLEILQVSKNTQVDLGKEPKDLLGKPLNCLLEAQQVEAVKQCLVKKIGSPNTFKVSINTPYGGRDFDAIAHRTEEVVILELEPTDSKSEVSFLGFHALAGEAIAKMQRTSNLVEFLHLVAEEVQKIIGFDRVMVYQFDESEAGSVVAEVKREDLSPYLGLHYPATDIPAQARELYTRCFLRFLPDLTAEPVQLIPTQNPTTHQHLDLSYSVLRSFDWCCAEYHQNMGVKALLVISLIQDQKLWGLISCHHQTTKHISYEIRKMCEFLGQIVSSELAHKISSSEWDYKVKLKSLQSEFLESISQADNFIDALIKPEIRLLDFVSASGAAVCLDNEINLVGTTPNIDEVRALIEWADTQVSDNLFSTDSLPKLYPEALIFKDTASGLLLLRISKVRRYYILWFRPEFIQTVHWAGNPQESIQAQVDISYTLSPRKSFEQWQETVRLTSLPWKGCELESAIALSNAIVGIVLSKADELAKINLELERSNQELASFAYAASHDLKEPLRGIYNFSTVLLEDYTQVLDNDGIECLQTVVSLSVRMETLINALLRLSQLGQAHLREQATDLNELLNQVIDVFRASRQDSGLVDIRIPRSLPTIQCDRVLVNEVFSNLLGNAFKYNDKAEQWVEIGYLDEELGTRDWGLGTRDWGLGDKGTRGQGEYPIPNSQFPIPNPQSPIFYIRDNGIGIPQHHLETIFRLFKRLHSQEKYGGGAGAGLAIVKKIVELHNGQIWVESTVGLGSIFYFTLE; this is translated from the coding sequence ATGAGCCAGCCTAAAAATACTACTACCCAAGCGACTGCTCTGACTAACCACGATCGCAAACCTATTCATATACCTGGCTCTATTCAACCTCATGGTGTACTACTAGCACTCAGTACTCAGTTAGAGATACTGCAAGTTAGCAAGAATACCCAAGTAGATTTAGGTAAAGAGCCAAAAGATTTGCTTGGTAAACCATTGAACTGTTTACTAGAAGCTCAACAAGTAGAAGCTGTAAAGCAGTGCTTGGTAAAAAAAATTGGCAGTCCTAATACTTTTAAGGTATCAATAAATACTCCGTATGGCGGACGAGATTTTGATGCGATCGCTCATCGTACAGAAGAGGTTGTGATTCTGGAGTTAGAACCGACTGACTCAAAATCTGAGGTGAGTTTTTTAGGCTTTCATGCTTTGGCGGGTGAAGCGATCGCAAAAATGCAAAGGACATCAAACCTGGTAGAATTTTTGCATCTAGTGGCTGAAGAAGTCCAAAAAATCATCGGTTTTGATCGGGTAATGGTCTATCAATTTGATGAGTCGGAAGCGGGTTCTGTGGTTGCAGAAGTAAAACGGGAAGATTTATCACCTTATTTAGGACTTCATTATCCCGCTACAGATATTCCAGCGCAGGCTAGGGAGTTATACACGCGTTGCTTTCTCCGATTTCTTCCTGATTTGACGGCCGAACCTGTCCAGCTAATTCCAACGCAAAATCCGACAACACATCAGCATCTTGATTTAAGCTACTCTGTGCTACGGAGTTTTGATTGGTGTTGTGCTGAATATCATCAAAATATGGGAGTGAAGGCTCTTTTGGTGATTTCACTTATTCAAGATCAGAAGCTTTGGGGATTAATATCTTGCCATCATCAAACGACAAAGCATATTTCTTATGAAATACGCAAGATGTGCGAATTTTTAGGACAAATCGTATCTTCAGAGTTAGCGCACAAAATTAGTTCTTCGGAATGGGACTATAAGGTAAAGCTCAAATCGCTACAGTCGGAGTTTTTAGAGTCCATTTCCCAAGCAGATAATTTTATCGATGCCTTAATTAAACCGGAAATCCGCTTGCTGGATTTTGTCAGTGCCTCTGGAGCGGCGGTTTGTCTGGATAATGAAATTAACCTCGTGGGAACCACACCAAATATTGATGAGGTGCGGGCGTTAATAGAATGGGCAGATACTCAAGTTAGTGATAACCTGTTTTCTACCGATTCTCTACCGAAGCTTTACCCAGAAGCGCTGATATTTAAAGATACTGCTAGTGGTTTGTTGCTGCTGCGAATTTCTAAAGTCCGGCGTTATTATATTCTTTGGTTTCGCCCTGAATTTATCCAAACGGTACACTGGGCAGGAAATCCACAGGAATCCATTCAAGCTCAGGTAGATATTAGCTATACCCTGTCTCCACGAAAATCCTTTGAACAATGGCAAGAAACGGTTAGATTAACTTCTTTACCTTGGAAAGGGTGTGAACTTGAAAGTGCGATCGCTCTGAGTAATGCGATCGTGGGTATTGTCCTCTCAAAAGCGGATGAATTAGCGAAAATTAACCTGGAGTTAGAACGCAGCAACCAAGAATTAGCATCTTTTGCCTACGCCGCTTCTCACGATCTCAAAGAGCCTTTGCGGGGCATTTATAACTTTTCGACGGTGCTGCTAGAAGACTATACCCAAGTCTTAGATAATGATGGAATTGAGTGCTTGCAAACAGTAGTGTCCTTATCTGTACGCATGGAAACTCTGATTAATGCTTTGCTGCGACTCTCGCAGTTAGGACAAGCACATCTCCGAGAGCAAGCAACCGATCTCAACGAATTGCTCAATCAAGTAATTGATGTCTTTCGTGCGAGTCGCCAAGACTCCGGGCTTGTGGATATTCGCATTCCCCGGTCTTTACCAACAATTCAGTGCGATCGGGTTCTCGTTAATGAAGTCTTCAGTAACCTGCTTGGAAATGCCTTCAAATACAACGATAAAGCAGAGCAATGGGTTGAGATTGGCTACTTAGATGAGGAACTGGGGACTAGGGACTGGGGACTGGGGACTAGGGACTGGGGACTAGGGGACAAGGGGACAAGGGGACAAGGAGAATACCCAATTCCCAATTCCCAATTCCCAATCCCCAATCCCCAATCCCCAATCTTTTATATCCGAGATAACGGTATTGGCATTCCACAGCATCACTTAGAAACTATCTTTAGGTTATTCAAGCGGCTGCACTCTCAGGAAAAGTACGGTGGAGGAGCAGGTGCAGGATTAGCTATTGTTAAGAAGATTGTTGAGCTTCATAACGGCCAAATTTGGGTTGAATCTACCGTAGGCCTTGGCTCTATTTTCTATTTCACGCTGGAATAG
- a CDS encoding response regulator, giving the protein MTKKLHEPLLVVEDSNEDFRMLQRLMRLMSVQNPIHRCTNGDEVLEFLYQQASDAHSKGENLPNSKVALRPSVILLDLNLPGIDGRDILDRLKQDKSFKEIPIVVFTTSSNPKDIELCYQKGANGYLVKPMDAQELKKTIQAFVDYWLEANIPPVLD; this is encoded by the coding sequence ATGACAAAAAAACTTCATGAACCTCTGCTTGTTGTTGAGGACAGCAATGAAGATTTTCGGATGCTACAACGTCTGATGCGGCTCATGTCCGTCCAGAACCCCATACATCGTTGTACTAATGGGGATGAGGTTTTAGAGTTCCTGTATCAACAGGCGAGCGATGCCCATAGCAAAGGCGAAAACTTACCCAACTCTAAAGTAGCATTACGACCCTCTGTAATCTTGCTCGATCTGAATTTGCCAGGTATTGATGGCCGTGACATTTTAGATCGGCTCAAGCAAGACAAGAGTTTCAAGGAAATCCCCATCGTTGTTTTTACCACATCATCAAATCCCAAGGATATTGAGTTGTGCTACCAAAAGGGCGCAAATGGATATCTGGTAAAGCCGATGGATGCTCAGGAACTAAAAAAGACGATTCAGGCATTTGTGGATTACTGGCTTGAAGCCAATATCCCGCCAGTATTGGATTAA
- a CDS encoding ATP-binding protein encodes MLDIRTLLIIDDCAADRKIYRRYLLKDPHQSYQIFEADCAEEGLALCKKIRFDAILLDFCLPDMSGLELFDQMQQEIFKTSVPVIMLTGRGDEEVAVQVMKRGALDYLVKHNLTQNVLQLAVRNAIKQSCLQAQLSKTQERQRLIATTALRIRQSLNLEQILNTAVAEVQQLLKCDRVMVYQFAPDNDGKIVASSVESFRTIELCDRVGDRGLGAGDWGLGAGDKGTRRQGRQEDRELMNREDVSQCPMPNSQFPMPNSQSPIPYIYELGLCNCVSLKEQFNTNANLVVPINLSNNGNPTPKLWGLLIAHHNSGERQWQTDDAEMLNEVSVQLAIAIQQAELLAQTQAALAKEKQLNTFKSQIIATVSHEYRTPLTSILAAASTLAKHNQQLDESKQQRFLAIIEQKARYMSKLVDNMLLVNQFELEKPKFKPILLDLLQFFADLIEQERETTGDRHELIFQITGHTQGFWGDRGLLQQIFINLMSNAIKYSPDGGTVEFHLIGKESEVIFYIQDRGIGIPIKDQENLFQSFCRGSNVDTIPGTGLGLAIAKGCVELHGGDITLSSEVGQGTKVTVSLPKVFPISQLAPSST; translated from the coding sequence ATGTTGGACATAAGGACGCTACTCATCATTGATGATTGTGCAGCAGATCGGAAAATCTATCGCCGATATCTGTTGAAAGATCCGCACCAGTCCTACCAGATTTTTGAGGCAGACTGTGCTGAAGAAGGACTTGCTTTGTGCAAAAAAATCCGCTTCGATGCCATTCTGCTGGATTTTTGCCTACCTGATATGAGTGGGTTAGAACTATTCGATCAAATGCAGCAGGAGATATTTAAGACTTCTGTGCCTGTAATTATGTTGACAGGGCGGGGCGATGAAGAGGTGGCTGTGCAAGTCATGAAACGGGGTGCGCTTGATTATTTGGTTAAGCACAATCTGACACAAAATGTACTGCAATTAGCAGTTCGCAATGCGATCAAGCAATCATGCTTACAAGCCCAACTCAGCAAAACTCAGGAAAGGCAACGCTTAATTGCTACAACTGCTTTACGAATTCGCCAGTCTCTTAACCTAGAGCAAATTTTGAATACAGCTGTAGCAGAAGTACAGCAACTTCTGAAATGCGATCGCGTCATGGTTTATCAGTTCGCTCCAGATAATGACGGTAAAATAGTTGCCTCATCAGTTGAGTCATTCCGCACTATAGAATTGTGCGATCGCGTTGGGGATCGGGGGCTGGGGGCTGGGGACTGGGGACTGGGGGCTGGGGACAAGGGGACGAGGAGACAAGGGAGACAAGAAGACAGAGAACTGATGAATAGGGAAGACGTTTCCCAATGCCCAATGCCCAATTCCCAATTCCCAATGCCCAATTCCCAATCCCCAATCCCTTATATTTATGAGCTTGGGTTGTGTAATTGTGTCAGCCTGAAAGAGCAATTTAATACTAATGCAAATCTAGTAGTTCCCATTAATTTGAGCAACAATGGCAACCCAACTCCCAAGCTTTGGGGTTTGTTGATTGCTCACCATAATTCTGGGGAACGACAATGGCAAACTGATGATGCAGAAATGCTCAATGAAGTTTCGGTACAATTAGCGATCGCTATCCAACAAGCTGAACTGCTAGCCCAAACTCAAGCAGCCCTTGCCAAAGAAAAGCAACTCAATACATTTAAATCTCAAATCATTGCAACGGTTTCTCACGAGTATCGAACGCCACTAACTTCAATTCTGGCGGCTGCATCAACTTTGGCAAAACATAACCAACAACTGGATGAATCTAAACAACAAAGGTTTTTAGCAATTATTGAACAGAAAGCAAGGTATATGTCCAAACTCGTGGATAATATGCTTTTGGTTAACCAATTTGAACTAGAAAAACCCAAATTTAAGCCAATTCTGCTTGATTTATTGCAATTTTTTGCCGATCTTATCGAACAAGAGCGAGAAACAACAGGCGATCGCCACGAATTAATTTTTCAAATTACTGGGCATACCCAAGGCTTTTGGGGCGATCGCGGGCTTTTGCAGCAAATTTTTATTAACTTAATGTCTAATGCAATTAAGTACTCTCCAGATGGTGGTACTGTGGAGTTCCACCTCATCGGTAAAGAATCAGAGGTGATCTTTTACATCCAAGATCGGGGAATTGGTATCCCGATTAAAGATCAAGAGAATTTGTTTCAATCCTTCTGTCGTGGAAGTAACGTTGACACAATTCCTGGTACAGGCTTAGGACTTGCGATCGCGAAAGGTTGTGTAGAATTACATGGTGGCGATATTACCTTATCTAGTGAAGTGGGGCAAGGAACTAAAGTTACAGTCAGCTTACCGAAAGTATTCCCAATCAGTCAACTTGCCCCATCATCAACTTGA
- the truB gene encoding tRNA pseudouridine(55) synthase TruB, with protein sequence MLSQGFLNLNKPFDWTSHDCVARVRKLLRLKRVGHAGTLDPAATGVLPIALGKATRLLQYLPENKAYIATIRLGVRTTTDDLQGEIITSQACAGLSLAEIKTALTQFEGKIEQIPPIYSAIQVDGKRLYDLARKGEIVEVPVRTVEVFRIDILDWREGDFPELDVAIACGSGTYIRAIARDLGAILETGGTLAALIRSESSGFNLTDSLTLTDLEAQLQAGTFQPVCPDAALQHLPSVALPVISAQKWCQGQRISFTFDVPEIVRVYDEENRFLGIGQLQDEVLIPQMVFEPIS encoded by the coding sequence GTGTTATCTCAAGGTTTTCTCAACTTAAACAAACCATTTGACTGGACTTCCCACGACTGTGTAGCGCGGGTGCGAAAATTGTTGCGCCTCAAACGTGTAGGACATGCGGGAACCTTAGATCCAGCAGCCACAGGGGTTTTACCAATTGCCCTTGGTAAAGCCACAAGATTATTGCAATATCTGCCAGAGAATAAAGCGTACATTGCCACTATTCGGCTGGGTGTGCGTACTACAACTGATGATTTGCAAGGTGAAATCATTACTTCTCAAGCTTGTGCGGGATTGAGTTTGGCAGAGATAAAAACTGCGTTAACACAATTTGAAGGCAAAATTGAGCAAATACCACCTATTTACAGTGCAATTCAAGTAGATGGTAAACGCCTCTACGATTTAGCACGTAAAGGTGAAATAGTGGAAGTTCCAGTGCGAACAGTGGAAGTTTTTCGGATAGATATTTTGGACTGGAGAGAAGGGGATTTTCCTGAATTGGATGTGGCAATCGCTTGTGGGAGTGGTACATATATTAGAGCGATCGCTCGTGACTTAGGTGCAATCTTAGAAACTGGTGGCACTCTTGCAGCTTTAATCCGTAGCGAAAGCAGTGGTTTTAATTTAACAGATAGTCTCACATTGACTGATTTAGAAGCACAACTACAAGCCGGAACATTTCAACCCGTTTGTCCAGATGCAGCTTTACAACATCTGCCGTCTGTAGCCTTACCAGTAATATCTGCTCAAAAGTGGTGTCAAGGTCAGCGAATTTCTTTCACTTTTGATGTTCCTGAAATAGTGCGAGTTTATGATGAAGAAAATCGTTTTTTAGGTATTGGACAATTACAAGATGAAGTGTTGATCCCTCAAATGGTTTTTGAACCTATTTCTTAA
- a CDS encoding alpha/beta fold hydrolase yields the protein MSDRHPSTAARLNVYIQGKGFPILGLHGHPGTGRSLSVFTNHLSKRYQTIAPDLRGYGKSRWNGNFDMNDHLTDLEALLDRLNIEKCLVLGWSLGGILAMELALRLPERITGLILVATAAKPRGSHPPITWQDNLYTGVAGLLNYIKPSWQWNIETFGKRSLFRYLVQQHTSTTYKYIAKEAVPAYLQTSPAATRALYSAIQSGYNRLSDLSQIQCPSLVLAGDQDRHITSDSSLETARHLQNSQWQCYSNTAHLFPWEVPQQMLNDIDHWLEEHPQVIGIQ from the coding sequence ATGAGCGATCGCCATCCTAGCACTGCTGCACGTCTCAATGTTTACATCCAAGGTAAAGGATTCCCGATTCTGGGTTTACACGGTCATCCGGGTACTGGTCGTAGTCTTTCTGTCTTCACTAATCATTTATCAAAACGCTATCAAACTATTGCCCCTGATTTACGCGGATATGGCAAAAGTCGCTGGAATGGCAATTTTGATATGAATGACCATTTAACTGATTTAGAAGCGCTGCTAGACCGCTTAAATATTGAAAAATGCCTAGTATTGGGATGGTCACTTGGGGGCATTTTGGCAATGGAATTGGCATTGCGTTTACCAGAGCGCATTACAGGGCTGATTTTAGTAGCGACAGCCGCAAAACCCCGTGGTAGCCATCCTCCTATAACTTGGCAGGATAATTTATATACTGGCGTTGCTGGCTTATTAAACTATATAAAACCGAGTTGGCAATGGAATATTGAAACTTTTGGTAAGCGATCGCTTTTCCGCTACTTAGTTCAACAACATACATCCACAACTTATAAATATATCGCCAAAGAAGCAGTACCAGCTTATTTGCAAACCTCTCCTGCTGCTACTCGCGCCCTCTATAGTGCCATTCAATCGGGATACAATCGGCTTTCAGACCTGTCACAAATCCAATGTCCAAGTTTAGTACTTGCTGGCGATCAAGACCGCCACATTACATCTGATTCGAGCTTAGAAACTGCTCGACACCTCCAAAATTCTCAGTGGCAGTGCTATTCAAACACCGCCCATCTTTTCCCTTGGGAAGTCCCCCAGCAGATGCTGAATGACATTGACCATTGGCTGGAAGAACATCCGCAGGTAATTGGTATTCAATAG